The Mycolicibacterium flavescens genomic interval TTGACAGCTGACCCCGACCCCCCGTTCGTGGCCGTGTGGAACACGGTGGTCGCCGAACTCAACGGCAGCCCCGCAGGTGCGGGTGGCGATATGGCGGGCCCGGGCCTCACTCCTCAGCAAAGAGCCTGGTTGAAGCTGGTCAAACCCCTTGTGATCACCGAGGGCTTTGCCCTGCTGTCGGTCCCCACCCCGTTTGTGCAGAACGAGATCGAACGCCATCTGCGGGAGCCGATCATCACCGCGCTGAGCCGCCAGCTCGGACAGCGCGTCGAACTCGGTGTGCGTATCGCCGACCCCGGGCCCGACGACACCGACGGCCCGCTCAGCGGACTCTCGGCCGTCGGTGAACCCGACGAAGTCGACGAGGATCTCGAAGCCAGGGCCAGCGCCGAGGAAAGTTGGCCGACCTACTTCACCAGCCGGCCACCGAACACGCTCACCGACGACCCGACGGCGGTCAACCTCAACCGGCGCTACACCTTCGACACGTTCGTCATCGGCGCCTCGAATCGGTTTGCTCACGCGGCTACGCTCGCGATCGCCGAGGCACCCGCGCGTGCGTACAACCCGTTGTTCATCTGGGGTGAGTCCGGGCTGGGCAAGACCCACCTGCTGCACGCGGCGGGCAACTACGCCCAGCGGCTGTTTCCCGGGATGCGCGTCAAGTACGTGTCGACCGAGGAATTCACCAACGACTTCATCAACTCGCTGCGCGACGACCGCAAGGCCTCGTTCAAGCGCAGCTACCGCGACATCGACGTGTTGTTGGTCGACGACATCCAGTTCATCGAAGGCAAGGAAGGTATCCAGGAGGAGTTCTTCCATACCTTCAACACGCTGCACAACGCCAACAAGCAGATCGTGATCTCGTCGGACCGGCCGCCCAAGCAGTTGGCCACCCTCGAGGACCGGTTGCGCACCCGCTTCGAGTGGGGACTGATCACCGACGTCCAACCCCCGGAGCTGGAGACGCGCATCGCAATCCTGCGCAAGAAGGCCCAGATGGATCGTCTCGATGTGCCCGACGACGTCCTCGAGCTCATCGCCAGCAGCATCGAGCGCAACATCCGCGAACTCGAAGGCGCCCTGATCCGGGTCACCGCGTTCGCATCGTTGAACAAGACCGCGATCGACAAGTCGCTGGCCGAAATCGTGCTCCGCGATCTGATCTCCGATGCCAGCACCATGCAGATCAGCACCGCGGCGATCATGGCCGCCACCGCCGAGTACTTCGAGACGACGGTCGAGGAGTTACGCGGCCCCGGTAAGACCCGCGCGCTCGCACAATCGCGACAGATCGCCATGTATCTGTGCCGCGAGCTGACCGACCTGTCCCTGCCGAAGATCGGACAGGCGTTCGGCCGTGACCACACCACCGTGATGTACGCGGAGAAGAAGATTCGCGGCGAGATGGCCGAGCGGCGTGAGGTCTTCGATCACGTCAAAGAACTCACGACGCGCATCCGTCAACGCTCCAAGCGCTGACTCACTTCGCCCCCACTCCCCTCCTGTCGCGCTCGTTCGCGTCCGGATACGGCCGTCCCAACAGAAATTTCGCCAAAAATCTTCTGTACCGCCGGCATCACCAGTCACAGCGGAGCGTTGTGCACACCGGTGTGGAGAACCTGGGGTCAACCGCCGAACTGCCAGCCGATTGCTACACACCCTCCAGCATCTCCACAGTCCGTCCCGTCCGGCGCCGGGGTCATCCACAGTTACCTCACAGCCGCCCACCCCTGTAAGCAGCGCCAACATGTATTCATCCCCAGCCTCCACAGGCCCTAATACTGTTGCTTGTATATCTCTGAAGAATCTCCTTCAAAGAAGGCTCCTGGGGAAGCACGGAAACATCGACGGTCCCATCGGCTGGAGGGCCTCGATGTCACCCCGATCGATTAGCTTTCAAGTTGGGGCGGAAAGCTCTACGGTGATTCAGCACAGCCGTTACCGTCGTCGGGGACGCATCGTTGAGACGCGTGGTGAGACACCGGGAAACCGCTGCTTAGGCTTGTCGTGATTGTGATCGAAGGGACCCTATGGACGTGGCGACGACAACAGTTGGTGTCACCGATCTGAAGTTCCGTCTGGTACGTGAAGACTTCGCCGAAGCCGTGGCATGGGTGGCCCGCAATCTGCCCACCAGGCCCACGGTCCCAGTGCTCGCCGGCGTCCTGCTGAGCGGCTCCGAGGACGGGTTGACGATCTCCGGATTCGACTACGAGGTTTCCGCCGAGGTGCGGGTGCCCGCCGAGATCGCTTCACCCGGCAGCGTTTTGGTTTCCGGTCGGCTGTTGTCCGACATCACGCGGGCGTTGCCCGCCAAACCGATCGACGTCAGCGTCGACGGCACACGGGTGTCGCTGACGTGCGGTAGTTCGCGCTTCTCGCTACCGACGATGGCCGTCGAGGATTACCCCACGCTGCCGGCACTGCCCGACGAGACCGGCGTGGTGTCCGCCGAACTGTTCTCCGAAGCGATCGGCCAGGTCGCCGTCGCGGCCGGCCGCGATGACACGCTGCCGATGCTGACCGGTATCCGCGTCGAAATCGCCGGGGAGAAGGTCGTTTTGGCCGCCACCGACCGGTTCCGGCTCGCGGTTCGCGAATTGACGTGGTCCACGGCCGGGCCTGACCTGGAAGCCGCCGTGCTAGTGCCCGCCAAGACACTTTCGGAAGCGGCCAAAGCCGGCTCCGACGGCGGCGACGTGCACCTGTCGCTGGGCGCCGGATCGGCGGTCGGCAAGGAGGGGCTGCTCGGTATCAGCAGCGGGGGCAAGCGCAGCACCACTCGTCTGCTCGATGCGGAGTTCCCGAAATTCCGGCAGCTTCTGCCCACCGAGCACACCGCGATGGCGACGATCGGGGTCGGTGAACTCACCGAGGCCATCAAGCGGGTGGCGCTGGTGGCTGACCGCGGCGCCCAGGTGCGGATGGAATTCTCCGAGGACTCGCTGCACCTGTCGGCGGGCGCCGACGACGTGGGCCGCGCGGAGGAGGATCTTCCGGTCAGCTTCGCCGGCGATCCACTGACCATCGCGTTCAACCCCACGTATCTGACGGACGGCCTGAGCTCGTTGCATTCCGAGCGGGTCACCTTCGGTTTCACGACGCCCAGCCGTCCCGCTGTGTTGCGTCCGGCCAATGACGACGACACAGATGTCGGCGCGACGGGACCGTTCCCCGCCCAGCAGACCGACTACGTCTACCTGCTGATGCCGGTGCGCCTACCTGGCTGAACCGGCTGGACGCCAGAAAACGCCGGAGAGGGGCGCACACATGCAACTCGGCCTGGTCGGTCTCGGCAAAATGGGCTTCAACATGCGCGAACGTCTGCGCGAAGGAGGCCATGAGGTCGTCGGTTATGACCCGAGACCGGAGGTGACCGACGTGCCCACGCTCGCGGCGCTGGCCGAGGCCCTCGTCGCCCCGCGGGTGGTGTGGGTCATGGTGCCCTCGGGACCGATCACCCACGACACCATCGCCGCCCTCGCCGAGGAGCTCGGCGAAGGTGATTTGGTCATCGACGGTGGCAATTCGCGCTACACCGAGGACGGCCCGCACGCGAAACTGTTGGGCGACAAGGGAATCACCTTCGTCGACGCCGGCGTCTCCGGCGGCGTGTGGGGTCTGACGGAAGGCTACGGGCTGATGGTCGGCGGCTGCGATGCCGACGTCGAACGCGCGATGCCGATCTTCGACACGCTGCGACCGCCGGGGCCGCGCGAAGACGGGTTCGTGCACGCCGGGCCGGTCGGTGCGGGCCACTACGCGA includes:
- the gnd gene encoding 6-phosphogluconate dehydrogenase, which gives rise to MQLGLVGLGKMGFNMRERLREGGHEVVGYDPRPEVTDVPTLAALAEALVAPRVVWVMVPSGPITHDTIAALAEELGEGDLVIDGGNSRYTEDGPHAKLLGDKGITFVDAGVSGGVWGLTEGYGLMVGGCDADVERAMPIFDTLRPPGPREDGFVHAGPVGAGHYAKMVHNGIEYGLMMAYAEGYELLAAEELITDTQAVIQAWSNGTVVRSWLQQLLAKALKEDPEFGEISGYTEDSGEGRWTVEEAISHRVPMPVIAASLFARFASRQEDSPAMKAVSALRNQFGGHAVKRVSESG
- the dnaN gene encoding DNA polymerase III subunit beta; this encodes MDVATTTVGVTDLKFRLVREDFAEAVAWVARNLPTRPTVPVLAGVLLSGSEDGLTISGFDYEVSAEVRVPAEIASPGSVLVSGRLLSDITRALPAKPIDVSVDGTRVSLTCGSSRFSLPTMAVEDYPTLPALPDETGVVSAELFSEAIGQVAVAAGRDDTLPMLTGIRVEIAGEKVVLAATDRFRLAVRELTWSTAGPDLEAAVLVPAKTLSEAAKAGSDGGDVHLSLGAGSAVGKEGLLGISSGGKRSTTRLLDAEFPKFRQLLPTEHTAMATIGVGELTEAIKRVALVADRGAQVRMEFSEDSLHLSAGADDVGRAEEDLPVSFAGDPLTIAFNPTYLTDGLSSLHSERVTFGFTTPSRPAVLRPANDDDTDVGATGPFPAQQTDYVYLLMPVRLPG
- the dnaA gene encoding chromosomal replication initiator protein DnaA; translation: MAVWNTVVAELNGSPAGAGGDMAGPGLTPQQRAWLKLVKPLVITEGFALLSVPTPFVQNEIERHLREPIITALSRQLGQRVELGVRIADPGPDDTDGPLSGLSAVGEPDEVDEDLEARASAEESWPTYFTSRPPNTLTDDPTAVNLNRRYTFDTFVIGASNRFAHAATLAIAEAPARAYNPLFIWGESGLGKTHLLHAAGNYAQRLFPGMRVKYVSTEEFTNDFINSLRDDRKASFKRSYRDIDVLLVDDIQFIEGKEGIQEEFFHTFNTLHNANKQIVISSDRPPKQLATLEDRLRTRFEWGLITDVQPPELETRIAILRKKAQMDRLDVPDDVLELIASSIERNIRELEGALIRVTAFASLNKTAIDKSLAEIVLRDLISDASTMQISTAAIMAATAEYFETTVEELRGPGKTRALAQSRQIAMYLCRELTDLSLPKIGQAFGRDHTTVMYAEKKIRGEMAERREVFDHVKELTTRIRQRSKR